The sequence TCACATCGGCGGCGGCAATTATGCCGTGCCCCGCGCCTTTGCCGCGGCGGGCACCGGCGACATTACGGTGGCCGAGATCGACCCGGCCGTCACCGACTTGGCGCGGCAGGCGTTCTGGTTCGATCCCGACACCGCCACAATCCTGCACGAGGATGGCCGCCGCGCCCTGCTGACCCGGCCCGACGACCGCTACGACATCATCATCGGCGATGCTTTTACCGATGTCGTCGTCCCCGTGCATCTCGTCACGCAGGAGTTCTTTCAATTGGCCGCCGACCGGTTGCGCGCGGGCGGCAGTTTTCTGATGAACGTGATCGATTACGAGGATCGGCTTTATGCCCTGTCCTCGATCGTGGCCACGATGCGGACGGTCTTTCCCGTGGTCGAGGTCTGGACCCACCAGGTGCAGCCCGTGCCGGGCAGCCGCATGGTCTTCGTGGTCGTGGGCGGTGCGGCCCCGACCGAGGTCGCCAGCTTCACGGTGCCGGCCCCCGACCGCATGCGCTTTGGCGCTTTGGCTGACGGTCTGGTCGCGCAACTGGCCAGTGTCCGCGGGCAGATCCTGACCGATGACTATGCGCCCATCGACCGGTTGATCGGACGATCCGACTAGGCAGGTTTGCGGGCCTCGGCCAGCATCGTCATCTCGGGGATCATCTCGGATACGGTCACATCTTCGAACCCGCCGCGATCCAGCGCCGAGACGAGCCACCCCTCGTCCAACGAGCGGGCGCGCGGGGTAAAGGCGGTGTGCTGCAATTGCCAGAGCGCGGCCAGTTTCGGCCCCGTCCGGTCGGCATGCACGACGAAGTCATGGATCAGCAACAGGCCGCCGGGATTGAGCCGCTCCATCGCGGCGCGGATCAACCCGTCATGGGTGACGCCCGGAACGCCGGAAAACAGATAGGACATCAGGATCACGTCCTGCCCGCCCGGCCAATCGGTTTCCAGCGCGTTGCCCTCGATATAGCTGATGCGATCCGACAGGCCGGCCTTTTGGACGTAGCTCCGACCCAGCGCCGCGACAGTCGGGAAATCGACGATGGTGGCGCTCAGACCGGGATTGGCCTCGCACAGGGTGATGGCGAACGCTCCGGTGCCGCCACCCACATCCAGCAGGCGCGTCGCCTGCGACAGGTCCAGCCGCTTGATCAACTGCCGTGCCGGCCCCAGCGACCCTGAATGCTGACTTTCGGAATAGAGGCGTGCCTCGTCCGGGTCGGCGAACCATTCGGCATACGAGGCCGTGGCCTCTTCGGGCAGGGCCCCTGTCAGGGCATCGTCGATCTGATCCAGCAGGCCATACATCTGCCGCCCGACCTGAAGGCGCAGGTAATCGCCGAAATCGTATTTCGCGCCTTTCACCAGAAACGCCTCGGCCGCCGGGGAATTGACGAACTGCCCCTGCCCTTGCGGCACGACAAGGCCCAGCCCCGCCAGCGCGGTCAATAGGGTTTCCGCCCGATCCGTATCAAGATCGCTGGCCTTGGCTACCGAGGCTGCATCCGACGCGCCGCCCGCGAGACTGGTGAAGACCCCGTGCTCCAACGCCGCGAAAAGCGCCTTGGACCCCATGAAGCCAAAGGCGATCTCGGAAATTTCGTCGGCATTGGTCAGCGCATTCATGGCCATCCCCTATGGTTGCTACGGTTGCAGC comes from Roseibacterium elongatum DSM 19469 and encodes:
- a CDS encoding methyltransferase, with translation MNALTNADEISEIAFGFMGSKALFAALEHGVFTSLAGGASDAASVAKASDLDTDRAETLLTALAGLGLVVPQGQGQFVNSPAAEAFLVKGAKYDFGDYLRLQVGRQMYGLLDQIDDALTGALPEEATASYAEWFADPDEARLYSESQHSGSLGPARQLIKRLDLSQATRLLDVGGGTGAFAITLCEANPGLSATIVDFPTVAALGRSYVQKAGLSDRISYIEGNALETDWPGGQDVILMSYLFSGVPGVTHDGLIRAAMERLNPGGLLLIHDFVVHADRTGPKLAALWQLQHTAFTPRARSLDEGWLVSALDRGGFEDVTVSEMIPEMTMLAEARKPA
- a CDS encoding fused MFS/spermidine synthase — its product is MPAPVLAQIAVTTAERSGPALGAMFASGAVGAIAGTLLAGFVFISWLGSALTLVVVTFVYVLSGLLFFWLARSRRLPLAVVAGLGAVGVSGLALAAPAPCDVESRYFCLRVEDLSANPDRPVHLMVIDHLAHGISARDLPEVQFTEHTAMLDELSMRRAGRADFTSFHIGGGNYAVPRAFAAAGTGDITVAEIDPAVTDLARQAFWFDPDTATILHEDGRRALLTRPDDRYDIIIGDAFTDVVVPVHLVTQEFFQLAADRLRAGGSFLMNVIDYEDRLYALSSIVATMRTVFPVVEVWTHQVQPVPGSRMVFVVVGGAAPTEVASFTVPAPDRMRFGALADGLVAQLASVRGQILTDDYAPIDRLIGRSD